One Agrococcus jenensis genomic region harbors:
- a CDS encoding DUF3043 domain-containing protein, with translation MPLFSRSDASKAQPEPQPEVRRTPKQSEQVARNRRPLVPADRKEARKQSQDKIRAEREKARRGFEQGDEKYLPARDKGPVRRYVRDFVDARLSIGMLAMPMMIVVLVLTFINDPQWRIIANLVLWGFVVVVILDSVLMAWQLRRAVRAKFGDKDAKGHGWYATMRSVQLPFMRMPKPKTTLFKYPV, from the coding sequence GTGCCGCTCTTCAGCCGCTCCGACGCCAGCAAGGCTCAGCCCGAGCCGCAGCCGGAGGTGCGCCGCACGCCGAAGCAGTCCGAGCAGGTCGCGCGCAACCGCCGGCCGCTCGTGCCCGCCGACCGCAAGGAGGCGCGCAAGCAGTCGCAGGACAAGATCCGCGCCGAGCGCGAGAAGGCCCGCCGCGGCTTCGAGCAGGGTGACGAGAAGTACCTCCCCGCGCGCGACAAGGGCCCCGTGCGCCGCTACGTGCGCGACTTCGTCGACGCCCGGCTCTCGATCGGCATGCTCGCGATGCCGATGATGATCGTCGTGCTCGTGCTGACCTTCATCAACGACCCGCAGTGGCGCATCATCGCCAACCTCGTGCTGTGGGGCTTCGTCGTCGTGGTCATCCTCGACTCGGTGCTCATGGCCTGGCAGCTGCGCCGCGCGGTCCGCGCGAAGTTCGGCGACAAGGATGCGAAGGGCCACGGCTGGTACGCGACCATGCGGTCGGTGCAGCTCCCGTTCATGCGCATGCCGAAGCCGAAGACGACGCTCTTCAAGTACCCGGTCTGA